A stretch of the Tachysurus vachellii isolate PV-2020 chromosome 26, HZAU_Pvac_v1, whole genome shotgun sequence genome encodes the following:
- the traf2b gene encoding TNF receptor-associated factor 2: MARPSLPSSMDSTLPGISRQVLSVSMELKYQCQKCKDVLRKPFQAQCGHRFCVFCFKQLTSSGPIPCEACRDEGIFEEELSMLNFSVAFPDNAARREIDSLPAKCPNDGCSWSGTLKDYEGQHEGRCEFERVKCDACQVVILLSERERHNERECEARNLNCKYCKVSFSFKDIKAHDEICLKFPMQCKDCGKKKIPREKFQEHSKSCAKSKMACQYSEIGCRAVVDNGKQQEHEQNSVIEHLRLMLAMLSSVRLRPDAAGEWQEDSGFGLYRGPEDTALPGSQATSGDLCMQQKMTALENIVCVLNREVERTALTLEALGRQHRLDQEKIENLSNKVRQLERTLTMRDLQLAESEQNLRELQFCTFDGVFIWKISDFTRRRQDALAGRAPAMFSPAFYSSKYGYKMCLRLYLNGDGSGRNTHLSLFFVVMRGKYDALLKWPFSQKVTLMLLDQNNREHIIDAFRPDISSTSFQRPISEMNIASGCPLFCPLAKLAGKSSYVRDDTIFIKAIVDLTGL, translated from the exons ATGGCACGTCCATCTTTGCCTTCTTCGATGGACTCAACGTTACCAGGTATATCCAGGCAGGTCCTATCCGTGTCCATGGAACTTAAATATCAGTGTCAAAAGTGCAAGGACGTTCTGAGGAAACCTTTCCAGGCGCAGTGTGGACATCGTTTCTGCGTGTTCTGTTTTAAACAACTCACCAG CTCTGGCCCAATCCCTTGTGAAGCTTGTCGTGATGAAGGCATCTTTGAAGAAGAGCTCTCAATGCTCAACTTTTCTGTG GCTTTTCCAGACAATGCAGCGCGAAGAGAAATCGACAGTTTGCCTGCCAAATGCCCGAATGACGGCTGTTCCTGGTCAGGAACTCTGAAAGATTACGAG GGTCAGCACGAAGGCCGATGTGAATTCGAGCGCGTCAAGTGTGACGCGTGTCAAGTCGTCATCCTTCTCAGCGAGAGAGAGCGGCACAACGAGAGAGAGTGCGAAGCCCGAAACCTTAACTGCAAATACTGCAAAGTCTCCTTCAGCTTTAAAGATATCAAG GCTCATGATGAAATCTGTCTAAAATTCCCAATGCAATGCAAAGACTGCGGTAAAAAGAAGATCCCAAGGGAAAAG TTTCAAGAGCATAGCAAATCGTGTGCCAAGTCTAAGATGGCTTGCCAGTACAGCGAGATAGGCTGCAGAGCTGTG GTGGACAACGGAAAGCAGCAGGAGCATGAACAGAACAGTGTGATCGAGCACTTACGCCTGATGCTGGCCATGCTCTCGTCAGTGCGCCTTCGACCCGATGCAGCCGGAGAGTGGCAGGAGGACTCGGGTTTCGGCCTGTACCGCGGCCCTGAAGACACGGCTCTTCCAGGCTCCCAGGCCACATCCGGAGACCTCTGCATGCAGCAGAAGATGACAGCGCTGGAGAACATTGTGTGCGTGCTGAACAGAGAGGTGGAGCGCACAGCTCTCACGCTCGAAGCTCTTGGACGCCAGCACCGACTCGACCAGGAGAAGATCGAGAACCTATCCAACAAG gTGCGTCAGTTGGAGCGGACGTTAACCATGCGAGATCTACAACTCGCTGAATCGGAACAGAATTTGCGAGAGCTGCAGTTTTGTACGTTCGACGGCGTGTTCATTTGGAAAATCTCCGATTTCACCCGTCGCAGACAAGACGCTCTGGCTGGACGAGCGCCTGCCATGTTCTCACCAG CATTCTACTCCAGTAAGTATGGCTATAAGATGTGTTTGAGGCTGTACCTGAACGGAGACGGTTCCGGCAGAAACACTCACCTCTCCCTGTTCTTTGTGGTGATGAGAGGGAAATACGACGCTCTGCTCAAGTGGCCCTTCAGCCAGAAG gtaACTCTGATGCTTCTAGACCAGAATAACCGGGAACACATCATCGATGCTTTCAGACCTGACATCAGCTCCACGTCCTTCCAACGACCCATCAGTGAGATGAACATAGCAAGCGGCTGCCCGTTATTCTGTCCACTGGCCAAGCTGGCAGGAAAAAGCTCATATGTCCGAGACGACACGATTTTTATTAAAGCAATCGTAGATCTCACAGGactttaa
- the fbxw5 gene encoding F-box/WD repeat-containing protein 5: MASVLDLPDSLVLEIFLRLPHAAVLNAGLTCLQWLAVSRDEFLWRELFYSYYRIPRSVPRHPAAVSWYKEFKRLYDCIPCVEVQTLKEHHDQVLHLAFSHSGHRFSSCSKDCTVKLWDTEQPDGTISLVHSSSMRQFNWGYTQFSQFNSDDTLLLVSGVYLGPQHSSSGEIAVISLENYTLLSRVRNKPYDVFGCWLNETHLISGNLHWIGNMTSCTVLWLNKAFQDIESENVNVVKRLFKIQNINASTIRTVMVAHCRRHDTPDLLLDYEAQSQAQQHKGESQQHQPLLFNLASDSEEDYDERDEEDEECAETRRSVNLPHLSPSRLEHVRHGLQSGSVHDRELEVRVARLMGSCHTKAPNPSLVAPSAPGEGEDKTYLLFTTGSLTYSPHQIGIKRIMPDQMTTCGPVLGEERSAEEFFDSLDHVIDIHGHIIGMGLSPDHRYLYVNSRAWPAGCVISDPMAPPPIAEEIDMHVIDLKSLREERRSLRAHRAFTPNDECFFIFLDVSRDFVASGAEDKHGYIWDRHYNICLARLQHDDVVNSVAFSPTDQELLLSASDDSTIKVWRSPRMVRLARRPTRTRDLLASLRAHRNAHTALNGQL; this comes from the exons ATGGCGAGCGTTCTTGACTTACCGGACAGCCTGGTCCTGGAGATCTTCCTGCGTCTCCCCCATGCAGCGGTGTTGAACGCCGGCCTGACGTGTCTCCAGTGGTTGGCCGTATCTAGAGACGAGTTCCTGTGGAGGGAGCTGTTCTATAGTTATTACCGTATCCCACGCTCTGTACCTCGCCACCCAG CCGCCGTGTCATGGTACAAAGAGTTTAAGCGGCTGTATGACTGCATTCCCTGCGTGGAGGTACAGACTCTGAAGGAGCACCATGACCAGGTTCTGCATTTGGCCTTCTCTCATAGCGGACATCGCTTCTCATCCTGCTCCAAAGACTGCACTGTCAAG CTTTGGGATACCGAGCAGCCAGATGGCACCATCTCTCTGGTGCACAGCTCCAGCATGCGTCAGTTTAACTGGGGCTACACGCAGTTCTCCCAGTTCAACAGCGACGACACTCTGCTGCTGGTATCAGGGGTCTACCTGGGACCACAACACTCCTCTTCTGGAGAGATCGCTGTCATCAGCTTAG AGAACTACACGCTGCTCTCACGAGTGAGGAACAAGCCGTATGATGTTTTCGGCTGCTGGCTCAACGAGACTCATCTAATTTCTGGCAACCTGCATTGGATTGGCAACATGACTTCCTGCACCGTGCTTTGGCTCAATAAAGCTTTCCAG GACATCGAGTCTGAAAATGTCAACGTGGTCAAGCGCCTATTCAAAATCCAGAACATCAACGCCAGCACCATTCGCACGGTGATGGTGGCTCACTGCCGACGGCACGACACGCCGGACCTGCTGCTCGACTACGAGGCGCAATCTCAGGCCCAGCAACACAAAGGAGAATCTCAACAACACCAGCCTCTGCTTTTTAACTTGGCTTCAGACAGCGAAGAAGACTACGACGAGAGAGACGAAGAGGACGAAGAGTGTGCCGAAACGAGACGCTCTGTTAATCTGCCTCATCTCAGCCCGTCCAGACTGGAGCATGTCAGACAC GGTCTTCAGAGTGGAAGCGTTCATGACCGTGAACTAGAGGTACGAGTGGCTCGTCTCATGGGTAGCTGTCACACCAAAGCGCCCAATCCGAGCCTGGTAGCACCTTCTGCCCCTGGAGAGGGAGAGGACAAGACTTATTTACTGTTTACCACAGGCAGCCTTACCTACTCACCTCACCAGatag gtatTAAACGGATAATGCCTGATCAGATGACTACGTGTGGACCTGTACTCGGGGAAGAGCGCAGCGCTGAGGAATTTTTTGATTCACTAGATCATGTGATCGATATTCACGGCCACATTATCGGCATGGGCTTGTCACCAGACCACAG ATACCTGTACGTGAACAGTCGCGCATGGCCAGCAGGCTGCGTGATTTCGGACCCCATGGCTCCTCCACCCATAGCTGAAGAGATCGACATGCACGTGATCGATTTAAAGAGCCTGCGAGAGGAACGTCGCAGCCTCCGTGCGCACCGAGCCTTCACCCCTAACGACGAATGCTTCTTTATTTTCCTCGACGTCAGCCGTGACTTTGTGGCAAG TGGCGCTGAAGACAAGCATGGCTACATCTGGGACCGCCATTACAACATCTGTCTGGCTCGCCTGCAGCACGACGATGTGGTGAACTCTGTGGCCTTCAGCCCCACCGACCAGGAGCTCCTGTTGTCAGCCAGCGACGACTCCACCATCAAAGTGTGGCGCTCTCCACGCATGGTGCGCCTGGCGCGCCGCCCGACTAGAACCCGTGACCTTCTCGCCTCCCTCCGAGCTCACAGAAACGCTCACACCGCTTTAAATGGCCAACTGTGA
- the alad gene encoding delta-aminolevulinic acid dehydratase — MAQAADSILHSGYFHPTLRYWQTCASDLRPDNLIYPIFVTDSPDAVEPIASLPGQARYGINKLEGMLHPLVEKGLRCVLIFGVPAKITKDDRGSGADTDDTPAVQAVKKLRALFPNLVLACDVCLCPYTSHGHCGILREDGTLDNAASCMRLAEVALVYARAGCHIIAPSDMMDGRIAAIKQTLISNDLGNKVSVLSYSAKFASCYYGPFRDAAQSKPAFGDRRCYQLPPGARGLALRACERDVKEGADMLMVKPGLPYLDILREVKDKHPKHPLAVYNVSGEFAMLWHGAQAGAFDLRTAVLESMTAFRRAGADIIITYYTPQLLTWLTE, encoded by the exons ATGGCACAGGCGGCAGACTCCATCCTGCACAGTGGCTACTTCCACCCGACTCTCAGATACTGGCAGACATGTGCATCAGACCTTAGACCTGACAATCTCATCTACCCCATCTTTGTAAC AGACAGTCCTGATGCAGTGGAACCTATTGCGAGCCTGCCAGGACAAGCAAG ATACGGTATTAATAAGCTAGAAGGAATGTTGCATCCGCTCGTGGAAAAAGGCTTGAGATGCGTACTGATTTTTGGAGTTCCTGCCAAAATCACAAAG gatgACCGTGGCTCTGGAGCTGACACCGATGACACTCCTGCTGTTCAAGCTGTGAAGAAACTGCGAGCTCTGTTCCCTAATCTGGTGCTGGCTTGTGacgtgtgtctctgtccgtACACGTCCCACGGTCATTGTG GGATCCTGCGTGAAGATGGCACCCTGGATAACGCAGCGAGCTGTATGAGACTAGCAGAGGTGGCACTGGTGTACGCACGTGCTG GTTGCCACATAATCGCCCCGTCTGACATGATGGATGGACGGATTGCGGCCATTAAGCAAACACTCATATCCAATGATCTTGGCAACAAG GTGTCAGTGCTGAGCTACAGTGCCAAGTTTGCGTCCTGTTATTACGGCCCTTTCAG GGATGCCGCTCAGTCCAAGCCAGCTTTCGGAGACAGACGATGCTATCAGTTGCCCCCTGGTGCCCGGGGACTTGCTCTGCGAGCCTGT GAGAGGGATGTGAAAGAGGGAGCCGATATGCTGATGGTGAAACCAGGGTTGCCTTATCTTGATATTCTGAGAGAGGTTAAAGATAAG CACCCGAAACATCCGCTGGCGGTGTATAACGTGTCCGGAGAGTTTGCGATGCTGTGGCACGGAGCACAGGCCGGAGCCTTCGACCTTCGTACAGCTGTCCTGGAATCCATGACCGCCTTCCGTCGGGCAG GAGCAGACATCATCATTACTTATTACACTCCTCAGCTGCTCACGTGGCTTACAGAGTGA
- the tmem203 gene encoding transmembrane protein 203 — translation MLFSLRELVQWLGFATFELFLHLAALLVFSVLVALRIDLLASLSWWLVFVPLFAADGLSTYFTAIVSIRLYQEGEERLAVLRLLWVLTVLSLKLVCEVLLCQKLAEHEQTRDPLYGLVVSPLFVLLQLLMIRACRVN, via the coding sequence ATGCTTTTCTCTCTGCGTGAGCTGGTCCAATGGCTCGGCTTTGCCACCTTCGAGCTCTTCCTCCACCTTGCCGCTCTGCTGGTATTCAGCGTGCTTGTGGCTCTGCGCATTGACCTGCTGGCTAGCCTGAGCTGGTGGCTTGTGTTCGTGCCGCTGTTTGCCGCAGACGGCCTCAGCACCTACTTCACAGCCATTGTCTCCATCCGCCTGTATCAGGAAGGTGAGGAGCGACTGGCTGTGCTGCGTCTGCTTTGGGTGCTCACCGTGCTCAGCCTCAAACTGGTCTGCGAGGTGCTGCTTTGCCAGAAACTGGCCGAGCACGAGCAGACACGTGACCCGCTCTATGGCCTCGTCGTGTCGCCACTTTTCGTCCTCCTGCAGCTGCTCATGATTCGTGCATGCCGCGTTAATTAG